From Echinicola soli, a single genomic window includes:
- a CDS encoding fasciclin domain-containing protein, with the protein MIKRITYFFSACFLLFGCREVGWEEHYERPEWLKGNAWELLESRGDFTIFLEAVEKAGFKSLVEGKGIITVMAPPDDAFEKYFAEEGIGSIDEVSEAEAKKLVGYHLVYYSFSRERFANYRPEGQAVEKPAMAGMYYKHRTKSRDTITVEMDKVAGKERTIFHKERFVPVFSYNLFTSKNIDAASNYEYFYPESTWTGSGGFNVSNATVTEYALPTDNGYVYIVDRVVAPLETVYKELEQENNYSDFIKIYDRFTSFWYDDETSKSYADAGDSLYVKTHTGLPEIASEWSYNGGAGLVDYAHLAVLSANAFNVFAPNNSALQAFFTEYWSDNYASLDEVPFVPIRLLLFNHVYTGSIVFPSEIERGDIQSVFGNTIQFDPAQDVETKGIAVNGVYYGLNEVIVPELFRGVIGPLLQQPEYSMFLQMLYDSGSLQAFLGDALRFTVFIPTNETILSTIYGGSEIFWNDGNPLQFGDEAVEVENTEGIRVPMSSGAMRAFVQNHIVTEEITEISGTKVYRTRNPFSYLYITDQGVASSNNYNLGEFAPAAAVAGEWTNGKAYEVERSLIREEGSFKYIIASASSGTSTIQEFSEFSKLLSQAGLVEPNNEFEFLFGDNYMLFAPTNEAILEAKEQGLIPEDEDELEDFLRYYFVPASTNSFSDYAFPGMGVEGALTTAQESGDDFSQLTLLDNGTGLQLRAASGEMASVVSTFPRTYVDGAIYQIDKVLNSGQ; encoded by the coding sequence ATGATCAAAAGGATTACTTACTTTTTTTCAGCTTGCTTTCTGCTATTTGGATGTAGAGAAGTAGGCTGGGAAGAACACTATGAACGCCCTGAGTGGCTGAAAGGCAATGCCTGGGAATTGCTGGAAAGCAGGGGGGATTTTACCATCTTTCTAGAGGCCGTAGAAAAAGCCGGCTTTAAAAGTCTAGTAGAAGGAAAAGGGATTATAACGGTAATGGCCCCACCAGATGATGCTTTTGAAAAGTATTTTGCTGAAGAGGGTATTGGTTCTATCGATGAAGTCTCAGAAGCTGAAGCAAAGAAGTTGGTGGGCTATCATTTGGTTTATTACTCTTTTTCCAGGGAGCGATTCGCCAACTACCGTCCGGAAGGCCAGGCCGTGGAAAAGCCCGCTATGGCCGGCATGTATTATAAGCACCGCACCAAAAGCCGGGACACCATTACGGTAGAAATGGATAAAGTGGCGGGAAAGGAGCGTACTATTTTTCACAAAGAACGTTTTGTCCCTGTCTTTTCTTACAACCTATTCACTTCGAAAAACATCGATGCAGCATCCAATTACGAGTATTTTTATCCTGAAAGTACTTGGACAGGATCAGGTGGATTTAATGTTTCCAATGCCACGGTCACCGAATATGCCCTGCCTACCGATAATGGCTATGTGTATATAGTCGACAGGGTGGTAGCGCCTTTGGAGACAGTTTATAAAGAACTGGAACAGGAAAACAATTACAGCGATTTTATTAAAATTTACGATCGTTTTACCAGTTTTTGGTATGATGATGAGACTTCCAAGTCCTATGCAGATGCAGGAGACTCACTTTATGTGAAAACACACACTGGCTTGCCGGAAATTGCTTCCGAATGGTCGTACAATGGCGGCGCGGGATTGGTGGATTATGCCCATCTAGCTGTTCTTTCTGCTAATGCTTTCAATGTATTTGCGCCCAACAATTCGGCTTTGCAGGCTTTCTTCACCGAATATTGGTCAGATAATTATGCGTCACTTGACGAAGTTCCTTTTGTGCCGATCAGGTTATTGCTGTTCAACCATGTGTATACCGGAAGTATTGTCTTTCCATCCGAAATCGAGCGCGGTGATATCCAAAGTGTCTTTGGCAATACCATCCAGTTTGACCCGGCACAGGACGTAGAGACCAAAGGAATCGCTGTGAACGGTGTGTATTATGGATTGAACGAAGTGATCGTACCTGAGCTTTTCCGCGGAGTGATCGGCCCACTGCTTCAGCAACCAGAATACAGCATGTTTTTGCAGATGCTTTATGACTCGGGAAGTCTACAGGCATTTTTGGGGGATGCACTTCGGTTTACGGTTTTTATTCCTACCAATGAAACCATTCTAAGCACCATATATGGTGGAAGTGAAATTTTCTGGAACGATGGGAATCCATTACAGTTTGGTGATGAAGCAGTAGAGGTGGAAAACACCGAAGGAATCAGGGTACCGATGAGTAGCGGTGCCATGAGGGCTTTTGTACAGAACCACATCGTGACTGAAGAGATCACGGAAATTTCAGGAACCAAGGTTTACCGTACACGAAATCCTTTCAGTTACCTGTATATCACTGACCAGGGCGTAGCTTCTTCCAACAATTATAACCTTGGGGAATTTGCCCCAGCGGCGGCTGTTGCTGGGGAGTGGACCAACGGCAAGGCCTATGAGGTAGAGCGCTCCCTTATCCGTGAGGAGGGCAGCTTCAAGTATATTATCGCATCAGCAAGTTCTGGAACCAGTACCATTCAGGAGTTTTCGGAATTCTCCAAACTGCTATCCCAAGCGGGTTTGGTGGAACCTAATAATGAATTTGAATTTTTATTTGGCGACAATTATATGCTCTTCGCACCGACCAATGAAGCCATTTTGGAAGCCAAGGAGCAAGGATTGATCCCGGAAGATGAAGATGAGCTGGAGGATTTTCTGCGGTATTATTTTGTACCGGCCAGTACCAATAGCTTCAGTGACTATGCCTTCCCGGGAATGGGAGTGGAAGGTGCGCTGACAACAGCCCAGGAAAGTGGGGATGACTTTAGCCAACTGACACTTTTGGACAATGGTACAGGCCTACAGTTAAGGGCTGCTTCTGGAGAGATGGCCAGCGTGGTCAGTACATTTCCAAGAACCTATGTGGATGGCGCCATCTATCAGATAGATAAAGTGCTCAATTCAGGACAATAA
- a CDS encoding SusC/RagA family TonB-linked outer membrane protein codes for MKTRYIISCLLLLLTVLPSVAQEQQQQTVLTGKITDTGGEPLIGASIFIENEQQRNLNGTISDENGNYRLAVPVGDNLKVVFSYIGFSTKRVSIGNQTTINTKLEEDAFEYGSAEVVAERVQTNSLGISQREQVSSSQRFDVEQLEEVPMTSIESGLQGRMANVDIISGADPGSRSTIRIRGTSSLNANSEPLIVVDGIPYPTNFGDDFNFATANDQDFGALVNISPNDIESIEVLKDAAATAIWGSQGANGVLVFKTKKGKKGKTRFSFSTKSEIKKEPNTIPLLDGSQYVSMMQDGIWNSINDIGYQSGSAYTNLLFQTPEINFDPEWVYFDEYNQNTNWVNEVTQLGYFLDNNFSLSGGGDKAIYRVSVGYLRDMGTTIGTSLDRFNSMASVTYNFSTKLSVSADMSYSQSIKDANWTGNDISSARAMAMRKMPNMSPYVLDDNGNRTSEYFSPLENFQGSFANNKFYNPVALVHESSNQTIADNARVIFRLRYQFNPDLQYQGTVGFDTRTNKNTSFLPQSVTGVLWTDPYFNRSADMLSDQLYINTENKLIYNKAINDKNHIILSGLVQTNEARSFGYVSQTSGNASESLNDPTDGGAVSKMESDNSMTRRVATIANAHYTFNGKYIISGGYRWEANSSLGANNRWAGFPSIGLAWHFGDEPFMKDIAGIELGKLRASWGKSGNPPGGAFPYIGTFSPITPGYMDMVAISPSSMQLENLRWETITQSNIGIDFSLLEGRLFVTAELYDRRTTDLLQKDYSLPSSTGFSEVRYYNSGEVYNRGWEMIFNYDAIKREDLGISFNFNIARNRNKVEQLPDNMLFENYDFDNGKYAHKIVEGNPIGSFYGYRYEGVYQDGEETYARDNDGNLMYDIDGELVYMQNGNRRVYPGDAKYEDVNGDGVIDQFDIVYLGNAMPLFTAGGGFNIRWKNFMLTTFLHGRFGQKIVNQTRINTENMYGTSNQSTAVLQRWRHQGDDTNIPRALYNEGYNYLGSDRFVEDGSFVRLKTVSLRYSLPKAWLSKNKIERLDVFFTAQDLHTWTNYSGQDPEVNLSSNIYMLSVDGASTPRPKRFALGINMNF; via the coding sequence ATGAAAACAAGATATATCATTAGCTGTCTGCTATTACTGCTCACCGTATTGCCTTCTGTGGCGCAGGAGCAGCAGCAACAGACCGTTTTGACAGGAAAAATAACCGACACCGGTGGGGAGCCGCTCATAGGAGCAAGTATCTTCATCGAAAATGAACAGCAACGTAATTTAAACGGCACCATTTCTGACGAAAATGGTAACTATCGCTTGGCAGTACCTGTGGGCGATAACCTAAAAGTGGTTTTCTCTTATATAGGTTTTAGTACAAAAAGGGTCTCCATCGGTAACCAAACCACCATCAACACCAAACTGGAAGAAGATGCCTTCGAATATGGCTCTGCCGAAGTCGTGGCTGAGCGTGTCCAGACCAACTCACTAGGGATCAGTCAGCGTGAGCAAGTATCTTCGAGCCAGCGTTTTGATGTGGAGCAACTGGAAGAAGTCCCCATGACCTCCATCGAGTCAGGTTTGCAGGGCCGGATGGCCAATGTGGACATTATTTCAGGTGCTGACCCAGGGTCAAGAAGTACCATCCGTATCCGGGGAACTTCTTCCTTGAATGCCAATTCGGAACCATTGATCGTGGTGGATGGGATTCCCTATCCGACCAATTTCGGGGATGACTTTAACTTTGCCACGGCCAATGACCAGGATTTTGGTGCCTTGGTCAATATTTCACCCAATGACATAGAATCCATCGAGGTGCTCAAGGATGCTGCTGCGACGGCTATTTGGGGATCTCAGGGAGCCAATGGGGTTTTGGTGTTCAAGACTAAAAAAGGAAAGAAAGGAAAGACGAGATTTTCTTTTTCCACCAAATCGGAAATCAAGAAAGAACCCAATACCATTCCACTGCTGGATGGATCACAGTATGTCAGCATGATGCAAGATGGGATTTGGAATTCCATCAATGATATCGGCTATCAGTCTGGTTCTGCCTATACGAACCTGTTGTTCCAGACTCCGGAGATCAACTTCGATCCGGAATGGGTGTATTTTGATGAATACAACCAAAACACCAACTGGGTCAATGAGGTGACACAGCTGGGCTATTTTCTCGACAATAATTTCTCCCTAAGTGGTGGAGGGGACAAGGCCATCTACCGTGTGTCCGTCGGCTACCTTCGGGACATGGGAACGACGATCGGTACTTCACTGGACCGGTTCAATTCCATGGCCAGTGTGACCTATAACTTCTCCACGAAACTCAGTGTCAGTGCTGATATGTCCTATTCACAGAGTATAAAGGACGCCAATTGGACTGGAAATGATATTTCTTCGGCTCGTGCCATGGCCATGCGTAAGATGCCGAATATGAGTCCTTATGTATTGGATGATAACGGTAACCGGACTTCCGAGTATTTCTCTCCATTGGAGAATTTCCAAGGAAGTTTTGCCAATAACAAATTTTACAATCCAGTGGCTTTGGTACATGAATCGAGTAATCAAACCATAGCGGACAATGCCCGGGTGATCTTTCGGTTGCGCTACCAGTTCAATCCAGATTTACAATATCAGGGGACGGTAGGTTTTGACACCAGAACCAACAAGAACACCAGCTTTTTGCCGCAGTCTGTAACGGGTGTGCTTTGGACAGATCCTTATTTCAACAGAAGTGCTGATATGCTTTCGGATCAGTTGTATATCAATACAGAGAACAAGCTGATCTATAACAAAGCCATTAACGATAAAAACCACATTATTCTCAGTGGTTTGGTACAAACCAACGAGGCCAGGAGTTTTGGCTATGTCAGCCAGACCAGCGGAAACGCATCTGAATCCTTAAATGACCCAACAGATGGTGGTGCAGTTTCCAAAATGGAATCTGATAATTCGATGACCAGGAGAGTGGCGACCATTGCCAATGCGCACTATACCTTTAATGGCAAGTATATCATTTCGGGTGGTTACCGCTGGGAAGCCAATTCCAGCTTGGGGGCGAATAACCGTTGGGCAGGATTTCCTTCGATAGGTTTGGCCTGGCATTTCGGAGACGAGCCTTTTATGAAGGATATAGCTGGTATAGAGCTCGGAAAATTAAGGGCCAGTTGGGGTAAAAGCGGTAACCCTCCGGGAGGAGCTTTTCCTTATATCGGCACGTTTAGCCCGATTACTCCTGGCTATATGGACATGGTGGCCATTTCACCTTCCAGCATGCAATTGGAGAATCTGCGCTGGGAAACCATCACACAATCCAATATCGGTATCGACTTTTCCCTCTTGGAGGGAAGGCTATTTGTCACGGCAGAATTGTATGACAGACGGACGACCGATCTGTTGCAGAAGGACTACAGTTTGCCTTCTTCCACTGGATTCTCAGAAGTGAGGTACTACAATTCCGGAGAAGTGTACAACAGGGGCTGGGAAATGATCTTTAACTATGATGCGATCAAGCGAGAGGATTTAGGGATCTCCTTTAACTTCAATATTGCGCGTAACCGCAATAAGGTGGAGCAGCTTCCGGACAATATGCTTTTCGAAAATTATGATTTTGACAATGGAAAGTACGCCCATAAGATCGTGGAAGGAAATCCTATCGGTTCATTTTATGGATATCGCTATGAAGGCGTCTATCAAGATGGTGAGGAGACCTATGCAAGAGACAATGACGGAAACTTGATGTATGACATTGACGGGGAGTTGGTGTATATGCAAAACGGAAATCGACGTGTGTATCCCGGAGATGCCAAATATGAGGATGTCAATGGAGACGGGGTCATCGACCAGTTTGACATTGTGTACCTGGGGAATGCCATGCCGCTGTTTACCGCTGGTGGTGGCTTCAATATCCGCTGGAAGAATTTTATGCTCACAACTTTCCTGCACGGAAGGTTTGGTCAGAAGATTGTCAACCAGACGCGTATCAACACCGAAAATATGTACGGTACTTCCAATCAAAGTACGGCGGTACTTCAGCGGTGGAGGCACCAAGGAGACGATACGAATATCCCAAGAGCACTTTATAATGAAGGCTACAATTACCTGGGATCGGATCGTTTTGTGGAAGATGGTTCATTTGTACGGCTAAAGACCGTTTCGCTGCGATATTCCTTACCGAAAGCTTGGCTGTCCAAGAACAAGATCGAGCGGCTGGATGTCTTTTTTACCGCACAGGATCTGCACACTTGGACCAACTATTCCGGTCAGGATCCAGAAGTCAACCTTTCCAGCAATATTTATATGCTCAGTGTGGATGGAGCATCCACGCCGCGTCCTAAGCGGTTTGCATTGGGTATAAATATGAACTTTTAA
- a CDS encoding RagB/SusD family nutrient uptake outer membrane protein, translated as MRKTYICLLAALTFVISSCNDWLELQPENNQVSDEYWTNKEEVEAVLGAGYVRLRETMEQQLVWGEMRGNGLTTGSGAILADIFRINQWDILPGNDFVKWDKFYQVINYANMVIKYAPEVVERDPSFNENVMQSYLSEAYFLRGLAYFYLVRNFRDVPLITEPYMDDQTAFEVAKSPSNEIFQQIKMDLEGAVEYAKEVAPTVWEAKGRATKWSIYATLVDVYLWTEEYDKAIAASDAVINSGQLGLLEGMVNNNNNWYRIFSEGNTNEGIFELQFDFDKSQTNNLVSWFGSNQRYSVTEHTVSLFADYDEDIRGEGSSYLDGDFSVWKYLGSEAETGIPRTYSDQNWIIYRIADIYLMKAEAMVMKGSGSYDQAVELINQVRERAQISAPVSAASTELEMLGLVMEERGREFVGEGKNWYDILRVASRNDYQYKDYLITQVLLTAPASSAPIIRSKLLDVDSHYLPIHIGELSANRLLEQNPYYDNLN; from the coding sequence ATGAGAAAGACATATATATGCTTACTGGCTGCATTGACATTCGTCATCAGTTCATGTAACGATTGGCTGGAATTGCAGCCTGAAAACAACCAGGTCAGTGATGAATACTGGACCAATAAAGAAGAAGTAGAGGCTGTCCTAGGAGCCGGTTATGTGAGGCTCCGTGAGACGATGGAACAGCAGCTGGTATGGGGCGAGATGCGTGGAAATGGCCTTACAACAGGCAGTGGGGCTATTTTAGCCGATATCTTCAGAATCAACCAATGGGACATCCTTCCCGGTAATGACTTTGTCAAATGGGACAAGTTTTACCAAGTGATCAACTATGCGAACATGGTCATCAAGTATGCTCCTGAGGTAGTGGAGAGGGATCCGTCCTTCAATGAAAATGTGATGCAATCGTATCTTTCGGAGGCTTATTTCCTCAGAGGATTGGCTTATTTCTATTTGGTCAGAAACTTCCGGGACGTTCCCTTGATCACGGAACCTTATATGGATGACCAGACGGCTTTCGAGGTAGCCAAGTCACCTTCCAATGAGATTTTCCAGCAGATAAAAATGGACCTGGAAGGAGCAGTGGAATATGCCAAGGAAGTAGCGCCAACCGTTTGGGAAGCCAAAGGTCGTGCGACCAAATGGTCGATATATGCCACTTTGGTGGATGTTTACTTGTGGACAGAAGAGTATGACAAGGCTATCGCAGCCAGTGATGCAGTGATCAACAGCGGTCAACTGGGCCTATTGGAAGGCATGGTCAATAACAATAACAATTGGTACAGGATCTTCAGCGAAGGCAATACCAACGAGGGGATTTTTGAGTTGCAGTTTGACTTTGACAAGAGTCAGACCAATAACCTGGTGTCCTGGTTTGGTTCCAATCAACGGTATAGCGTCACTGAACATACCGTTAGCTTATTTGCAGATTATGATGAAGATATCCGAGGAGAAGGATCCAGCTATTTGGATGGAGATTTCAGTGTTTGGAAGTATTTGGGTTCGGAGGCTGAGACGGGCATTCCAAGGACCTACAGTGATCAAAACTGGATCATTTACCGCATTGCTGACATTTACCTGATGAAGGCAGAGGCCATGGTCATGAAAGGTTCCGGCAGCTATGATCAAGCCGTTGAACTGATCAATCAGGTGCGTGAACGAGCCCAGATTTCAGCACCGGTTTCTGCTGCTTCCACGGAGTTGGAGATGCTGGGACTTGTTATGGAGGAGCGGGGAAGGGAATTTGTCGGTGAAGGTAAAAACTGGTACGATATCCTTCGTGTGGCGAGCAGAAATGACTATCAGTACAAGGATTACCTGATCACCCAGGTATTGCTGACGGCTCCTGCCAGTTCCGCACCCATTATCCGCTCCAAATTACTGGATGTGGACAGCCATTACCTGCCCATACACATTGGTGAGTTGTCAGCTAACAGGCTGTTGGAACAAAACCCATATTACGATAACCTAAATTAA
- a CDS encoding inositol oxygenase family protein — translation MKNSKDTPEKNPLNSIEDWEKDLLKRYPDPSDQDKSQEEYRNYNDGSRQDTVKEFYKLNHQYQTYDFVIKKEEEFLRFNKKKMGFWEAVDFLNTLVDDSDPDTDLDQLQHLLQTSEAIRADGHPDWFVLTGFIHDFGKVLCLFDEPQWAVVGDTFPVGCQFSDKIVFPEFFDLNPDKKNPEFNTKYGIYSPNCGLENVKMSWGHDEYLYQMVKNYLPEPALYMIRYHSFYAQHKENAYDHLLSEHDKKMFEWVNKFNPYDLYSKVPIPPDAKALRPYYEDLVAKYLPSEWSF, via the coding sequence ATGAAGAATTCAAAGGACACACCAGAAAAGAATCCGCTAAACAGCATTGAAGATTGGGAAAAAGATCTGCTGAAGCGTTATCCGGATCCATCTGATCAGGATAAATCACAGGAGGAATACCGCAATTATAATGATGGAAGTCGACAAGACACCGTTAAGGAGTTTTATAAACTCAACCACCAATACCAAACCTATGATTTCGTCATCAAAAAAGAAGAGGAATTCCTAAGGTTCAATAAAAAGAAAATGGGCTTTTGGGAAGCGGTGGATTTTCTCAATACGCTGGTCGATGATTCCGACCCGGACACTGACCTGGATCAGCTGCAGCATCTCCTGCAAACGTCCGAAGCCATACGGGCAGACGGTCATCCGGACTGGTTTGTGCTGACCGGCTTTATCCATGATTTTGGCAAAGTACTCTGTCTTTTTGATGAGCCACAATGGGCTGTGGTCGGTGATACTTTTCCAGTGGGCTGCCAATTTTCGGACAAAATCGTTTTCCCGGAGTTTTTTGACCTCAACCCAGACAAGAAAAACCCTGAATTCAACACCAAGTATGGTATTTACAGTCCCAATTGTGGCTTGGAAAATGTTAAAATGTCCTGGGGTCATGACGAGTACCTTTATCAGATGGTAAAAAATTACCTGCCCGAACCAGCACTCTATATGATCCGGTATCACTCCTTTTATGCACAGCATAAAGAAAATGCCTATGATCACTTACTGAGCGAACATGACAAGAAGATGTTTGAATGGGTCAATAAATTCAATCCCTATGACCTCTACTCCAAGGTGCCTATCCCTCCGGATGCCAAGGCTCTTCGCCCTTATTACGAGGATTTGGTAGCCAAATACCTGCCTTCCGAATGGTCTTTCTAG
- a CDS encoding fasciclin domain-containing protein, which produces MNIRKNYIIYLMGLVMTLASCSDPYEETTFTAYEELPISLLLESQPEKFSMWVELMLHADMYNTLNLKSTYTVFAPTNEGVQHYLEANNWSSVTDIPKEDAAYLVKYHTINQVEISQSQFENGVINDRNATDDNLSIEFREGGLNAIYLNGESRIVDLDIEATNGIIHGLEDVLVPVRATIMDRLGDERFSIFREAVEATGRTETLNTIVIEETDMTGNPLEYRIRMTAFAVTDEVFAQDGIMNFADLIEKLAVEGDNYTDPENGLRKYVDYHLLSQVRSFADLGDFPEGETSMNINTLATNELINIADRSGSLVMNYDTAANRGVAFIEENINCKNGVMHEVDHWMPLFTPERVTVIWDLTDYADLQALCDQYQNSSLSSTYTRTFTQEELSCYTWKSTPEYRQNVVAYRNNRGADGIWYADAVNHDHLRLDLGPSGWIEMETPVLIKGSYEITMTYLSYTESENTGYLQCSMDGKRLGSQWPVSNRRYDRALERRMTSSFTFNETGSHTLRIVAIDGELLTLDHIRFKPVD; this is translated from the coding sequence ATGAACATTAGAAAGAACTATATCATATACCTCATGGGGTTGGTCATGACACTGGCCTCATGCTCGGATCCCTATGAGGAGACCACGTTTACCGCTTACGAAGAGCTGCCCATCTCATTGCTGCTGGAGTCCCAGCCGGAGAAATTCTCCATGTGGGTAGAACTTATGCTGCATGCAGATATGTACAATACGCTGAACCTCAAAAGCACCTACACGGTGTTTGCGCCGACTAATGAAGGGGTACAGCATTATTTGGAGGCCAATAATTGGTCATCTGTTACAGACATTCCCAAGGAGGATGCTGCCTATTTGGTAAAATACCACACTATCAATCAGGTAGAGATCAGCCAAAGCCAATTTGAAAATGGCGTAATCAATGACCGTAATGCCACCGATGATAACCTTTCCATCGAATTTCGGGAAGGCGGCCTGAATGCGATCTACCTGAACGGAGAATCCCGGATCGTAGATTTGGATATTGAGGCAACCAACGGCATTATTCATGGATTGGAAGATGTATTAGTACCGGTAAGGGCCACCATCATGGACCGACTGGGAGATGAACGGTTTTCTATTTTCCGTGAGGCGGTGGAAGCGACCGGTAGGACTGAGACGCTCAATACCATCGTGATAGAGGAAACAGATATGACTGGGAATCCATTGGAATACAGGATTCGAATGACGGCTTTTGCCGTGACTGATGAGGTGTTTGCCCAAGATGGAATTATGAACTTCGCCGACCTGATTGAAAAATTAGCGGTCGAAGGTGACAATTATACTGACCCGGAAAATGGCCTGAGAAAATATGTGGATTATCACTTGCTGTCGCAGGTAAGGTCTTTTGCGGATTTGGGTGATTTTCCGGAAGGAGAAACATCCATGAACATCAATACCTTGGCTACCAACGAACTGATCAATATCGCCGATCGCTCAGGAAGCTTGGTCATGAACTATGATACTGCCGCCAACAGAGGCGTGGCCTTTATCGAGGAAAACATCAATTGTAAGAACGGTGTCATGCACGAAGTAGACCATTGGATGCCGCTTTTTACACCAGAGAGGGTGACGGTGATTTGGGACTTAACAGACTATGCTGATCTCCAAGCGCTCTGCGACCAATACCAAAACAGCAGTCTGAGTTCGACTTATACACGGACATTTACCCAAGAAGAACTAAGCTGCTATACCTGGAAATCCACACCAGAGTACCGGCAAAATGTCGTCGCTTACCGCAATAATAGAGGGGCAGACGGTATTTGGTATGCCGATGCGGTAAACCACGACCATCTTAGATTGGACCTTGGTCCTTCAGGTTGGATAGAGATGGAAACACCCGTGCTGATCAAAGGAAGCTATGAAATCACCATGACCTACCTTAGCTATACAGAGTCTGAAAATACAGGTTACCTGCAGTGCTCCATGGACGGCAAGCGACTGGGCAGCCAGTGGCCCGTGTCCAATAGGCGTTATGACAGGGCTTTGGAGAGGAGAATGACCAGTTCGTTCACCTTTAATGAAACCGGTAGCCACACCTTGAGGATTGTGGCGATTGACGGTGAATTGCTAACACTTGATCACATCAGATTTAAACCTGTTGACTAA
- a CDS encoding fasciclin domain-containing protein codes for MKNFKYILGLLVLFCVACEETWDEHYGLEGTDESTQVVSDLNLLDYLKSNPDYAKFVEALEEHGIAEELTRDQYLSVWAVNNEGMEALQQMDLDAEFVLRYHINNLTYDMSKLRDGLRLRSLNGKYIPVTKKVESTIQVADATITNGNQFCQNGVVHEINELMVPDESIYDYIYKLSDDFSMIRDSVFAANDTVFDAQNSVPIGVDKSGNTIYDSAFVIENQIFEEVDFRSEFSQVTMFVPSNQVVANCFENLQGLYDQFGKPFTREDSLTAWNWIMDAVFYDDIVEDYGTEEDLISAFGARWKTSVQGVNTQYKRMSNGRIYEVNFLKIPNNVHISAIKQLFYYYEFVPDQQRDELFTFHNATEIRAQGTDNYSFPSLNVSGTYTILRLFGDNIPGQPLAVDYTPVKLDKNEDGTTSASVVEVPPGEYNLYMGVQSKNHPFLNVYIDDQLVASELNVEPSSPWNYDRSTNTVSGTKWDGLGGLVGVVNIEGDEVRTFKIRVEVALLGKSSREEMKLYHWALVPTQNNY; via the coding sequence ATGAAAAATTTTAAATACATACTTGGATTGCTTGTCTTATTTTGTGTGGCATGTGAGGAGACATGGGACGAGCATTATGGCTTGGAAGGGACAGACGAAAGTACCCAGGTGGTTTCAGATCTTAACTTATTGGATTACCTGAAATCAAATCCTGATTATGCCAAATTTGTGGAGGCACTGGAAGAGCACGGTATCGCTGAGGAATTGACCAGAGACCAATACTTGTCTGTCTGGGCAGTGAATAATGAAGGAATGGAAGCCCTTCAGCAGATGGACTTGGATGCTGAATTCGTCCTTCGCTATCATATCAACAATTTGACCTATGATATGAGCAAACTGCGGGACGGCTTACGACTTCGGTCACTTAACGGTAAATACATTCCAGTGACCAAAAAGGTAGAAAGCACCATCCAGGTGGCAGATGCTACCATCACCAATGGAAACCAGTTTTGTCAAAATGGAGTAGTGCATGAAATCAATGAACTGATGGTGCCGGATGAAAGTATTTATGATTATATCTATAAACTTTCAGACGATTTTTCCATGATCAGGGATTCCGTATTTGCAGCCAATGATACTGTATTTGATGCGCAAAACAGTGTTCCTATTGGTGTAGATAAGTCGGGAAACACCATTTATGATTCAGCGTTTGTCATTGAAAACCAGATTTTTGAGGAGGTTGACTTTAGGTCAGAGTTTTCCCAGGTGACCATGTTTGTGCCCAGTAACCAGGTGGTTGCGAATTGCTTCGAAAACCTCCAGGGACTTTATGACCAGTTTGGCAAGCCTTTCACCAGAGAGGACTCGTTGACGGCTTGGAATTGGATCATGGATGCAGTTTTCTATGATGACATTGTAGAGGATTATGGTACAGAAGAGGATTTGATATCGGCATTTGGTGCCCGATGGAAGACCTCTGTACAAGGCGTGAACACCCAGTACAAGCGGATGAGCAATGGCCGGATCTATGAAGTAAACTTCCTGAAAATCCCCAATAACGTCCATATATCGGCGATCAAGCAGTTGTTTTACTATTACGAATTTGTGCCAGACCAGCAGCGAGATGAACTCTTTACCTTCCATAATGCCACAGAGATCAGGGCACAAGGAACGGACAATTATTCATTTCCTAGTCTCAACGTTTCCGGTACCTATACCATTCTAAGGTTGTTTGGCGACAATATTCCAGGCCAACCTTTGGCAGTGGATTATACGCCGGTGAAGCTGGATAAAAACGAGGACGGTACCACGTCGGCTTCTGTGGTGGAGGTTCCGCCGGGTGAATATAACCTCTACATGGGCGTTCAGTCCAAAAACCATCCATTCTTGAACGTTTACATCGATGATCAACTGGTCGCTTCAGAGTTGAATGTAGAGCCTTCTTCACCATGGAACTATGACCGGAGCACCAATACGGTTTCCGGTACCAAATGGGATGGCCTCGGCGGTTTGGTCGGCGTGGTGAACATCGAAGGTGATGAAGTACGCACATTCAAGATCAGGGTAGAGGTGGCTTTGCTGGGAAAATCATCCAGAGAAGAAATGAAGCTCTACCACTGGGCACTTGTACCCACCCAAAATAACTATTGA